AATGCCCAATACGAGGGTGCGTGTAACAGGCTGGCTCGCTGTCAAGGGTCACCTCTTGGCGTCGCTCGATTTTCTGCGATAAGGATATGGCGGGGCCAACGTTACCGCCGGCCCCGCCATGGCGCTTTCGTTTCCGCCAGGTCTCACGACCTGGCAGGATGGGTTCGTCTGGTGCGCCGGCTTACACGATGCCGATGCCCATCTCCTCGCCTTTATGGCGCTCGTCCGCCAGCTCGCAGATGCGGCGGAGCTCTTTGTACATCTTCTCATCGAAGAGCGGCTCGCGCTCCGCCTGCAGGATCTCCAGCACGCGCTGGTGGACGCGCTCGCGCATGGGCTTGGAGCCGGCTTTCACCCAGCGGTCCCAATCCAGGCGGTCCATGAGCACCGGTTTCCAGAACTCGGTCTTGAAGTGCCGCAGGGTGTGATCGGTGCCCAGGTAATGGCCGCCCGGCCCGACCTGGTCAATGGTCTCCAGCGGGACGGTCTCGCGGGTCACCGGGATGCCCTGCAGGAAGCGTTTGACCATGCCGATGATCTCATCGGTGGCCACCAGCATATCGGGCGAGCT
Above is a genomic segment from Anaerolineae bacterium containing:
- a CDS encoding trimethylamine methyltransferase family protein; translation: EMALLSAAYTDITKWLMVPMYNTSGCSDAKMFDEQAAMEATLNTFIAGLIGGNMIHDVGYIESGLTSSPDMLVATDEIIGMVKRFLQGIPVTRETVPLETIDQVGPGGHYLGTDHTLRHFKTEFWKPVLMDRLDWDRWVKAGSKPMRERVHQRVLEILQAEREPLFDEKMYKELRRICELADERHKGEEMGIGIV